The following nucleotide sequence is from Bacteroidota bacterium.
TTTCAGGCGAATCAGTAAGTCCTGAACTGCCCACAATCACAGGCGATTTAAGGGTATAACCCAGGTAATTGACAGAAAGATTACTCATGTTATTCTGTTGAATTATTATAATTACGTTCTCCAAATATACTACTTCCAATCCGAATCATATTCGAACCTTCGCGCAATGCTACCTGATAATCATGCGACATGCCCATCGACAAAACAGTAAAATCCTTGTCGTCAAAAAAATAGGCCGATTTCAATGCCCTGAACAAAGCCGATAACCCAGAGAATTCTTTTTTTACCTGGTCGAGATTGTCGGTAAAGGTGGCCATACCCATCATACCAACTATCCGGGCCGCTTTGATTTCAGCAAATGATTCGGAGCGGAGCAAGTTATGAATATCCTCTGGAGCCATTCCATATTTGGTATCTTCTACTGCAATTTTGCATTGCAATAAGCAAGGAATAACCCGATTATTCTTCAGGGCTTCTGAATGGATGGTGGACAATAGTTTCAAACTATCTACTGCATGAATCATGCTTATGAATGGAGCGAGATATTTTACCTTATTGGTTTGCAGATGTCCGATAAAATGCCACTCAATGTCTTTGGGCAACTCTTCGTACTTTTTTACCAATTCCTGCACTTTATTCTCACCAAACACCCGATGACCTGTTTGGTAAGCGTCCATGATATCTGCGTTGGGTTTGGTTTTAGAAACAGCTACTAAAACAACCTCCCGAGAAAGTTCATTTTTAATTTTAACCAGGTTTTCACCTACAATACCCATACGAAGCAAACTATTTTTACCCGATTAGATTGAAATCAAGTTCGTTTTTCAAATCACTTAATCTGCCGTAATAAGTGCAATCTTCCCTTCTGGCAGCCAAAATTTGATGCTAAAAGTAGAAAAAGCACATTAATTTCGAACTTTCTGCACCAATGAATTTACTCTATTTAGACTAAATCTACATAAAAAGCTAAGGGTAACCTAATTATAAGAAAAAAAAACTTCAATACAGTATTAGATTAATTATCTGTTACTTAGTTATGCATTTAAAATATCCAAGCCTATATTCACCGATACAATTACAGAGTAAAATCAGAAAATTTTACATAATATTAACATCTTCATCAAACCAATGGCTGATTCTTTTGTTAGTTTTAAGGTTTTGAAATTTTGTAGATTCTTATTATCCTTATATAAAATAAGCAGGAATGAAAATAACAGTTGTTGGAGCAGGAAACGTAGGTGCCACTTGTGCGGATGTGCTATGCCAGAAAGATGCGGCCAGCGAGCTGGTTTTGCTGGACATAAAAGAAGGTTTAGCGGAAGGCAAAGCTCTTGATTTGTGGCAAAGTGCCCCGATTAACCGTTTCAACACCAGACCAATTGGAGTAACGAATGATTACGAAGCCACCAAAAATTCTGATGTGGTTGTGATAACTTCAGGCCTCCCACGTAAACCTGGCATGAGTCGCGATGATTTAATCGAAATTAATGCAGGTATTGTAAAATCAGTGACCGAAAGCATAATAAAATATTCGCCCAACACTACCATTATTGTGGTATCGAACCCACTTGATGTAATGACCTATCAGGCCTATTTAACTGCCAAAATACCCAAGAACAAGGTAATAGGTATGGCCGGGGTGCTCGATACTGGTCGTTATCGGGCTTTTCTGGCTCAAGAACTCCATGTGAGCCCAAAAGATATACAAGCTGTTTTAATGGGTGGACATGGCGATACCATGGTGCCCCTTCCCCGCTATACTACAGTGAGTGGTATTCCCGTAACAGAACTCATAACCAAAGAAAAGCTTGATGCCATTATCGAACGTACAAAATTCGGCGGAGGCGAACTGGTAAAGCTTATGGGCACCTCGGCCTGGTACGCACCAGGTTCGGCAGCGGCCCATATGGCAGAAGCAGTAGCAAACGATCAAAAGCGCCTGATGCCTTGTTGTGTAAAACTCGAAGGTGAATATGGACTTAAAGATGTATTTGTTGGCGTGCCTATAGTGCTGGGTGCTGGTGGAGTGGAACAAATCATTGAACTCGACCTTACCGATGAAGAATTGAAACTCCTGCAACAATCTGCCTCCAGTGTAAAAGAAATGATGGATGTTGTGGATAAAATGAAATAAGTACTGGTATTTATTAATTTTGAAAAAGCTACCCTGGAGGTAGCTTTTTTTTATCCAAATCAATTAACAGGCATACCCTAATTGCTAATTAAGTCAAAAGACTCTATGATTAGCCCCGATTATACCAGTTAAGACCATAAAATTATATCTTACCCACCCTCACCCCTCTTTCCGATAAAGGGGATGACCCCCGCGCTGTTCCCAGTAGGGAAGTAAAAAGTGCCGGTTGGAAAAAAATAAATGCGTGATATTACTATTAATACAGGCTTTAATTACCTCACTGGTATGATAATGCCTATTTATAAAAAACTTAAAAAATTTCAGATTCTATTTTCATTTTCAAAATATGCAGAACAAAAATAAAATCATGACGTATATCCACATATTTTTTTTAAATTAGTTTCATAACCCTTAATTGCAATGCATCTTCTGACCAACCTCCCCTTAAAGTCGAAATTCGGATTAATGTTCCTTGTTGTTTTCCTTACTTTTACAGCCAGTGGCATAATCAGTTATAGGAGTATTAAACAGGTTCAACAAGAATGGGATACTTACCTTGACGAAATAGCCATCCGGCAAACCCGCATCATGGAAATCCAAACCGGATTTGGTTATGGGGGAATTATTCACAACTTCAAGAACTATATGATTTATGGGGGCGATAAGAATATTGAGTATTACAATACCTTTTCTGACACCACCAAAATGGCCATTGACAATTATCTTCAGATTAAAAGTTTAAAGAATGAAGAAAGGTTGGCACTGGAAACAATAAATGAAACCCTGCTCCACTACGATGCTACCTTTTTGAAATTGGTGGAAGGTCATGCCAACCATGTCAGTGTTGATACTCTGAACTCACTGGTTCAGATTGACGATGGCCCGGCGCTGAATGCTTTGCATGAGTTAAAAACCGTGTATACCGAACTAACACTTCAAAGAAACGAATCGATAAAAAATAAAATCGTTGCCAGTCTGAGTATCTTGCTTGCCAGCCTTGCAATTGCCATCAGTATCGTTATACTCATTAACCTGATAATTGGTAACCGTATTGTAAAATCGGTGGCATTTTTAACTTCAAACCTTAAAGCCATCGCAAATGGTGATATAGGAAAGAAGAATATTACTATTTATACCCGCGATGAGTTAGGCGAAGCTTTGCAGGCTATGAGCGAAATGAAACATAAGCTTCGGGAAATATTAAGCATGGTGCATGAAACATCCGATAATTTTGTGAATGAAAGCAAGCACCTGAGCCAGACTGCCCAGGAAATTGCCGAAGGCGCAAAAAAACAAGCCGATGCCACCGAAATGGTTTCGATGTCGGTAGAAGAAATGAATGCCAACATGGTAATGAATGCGGAAAATGCCCAGAACACAGAAAAGATTTCTTTCGAAGCTTCGAAAAGGATTGAGGAAGGCAATCAGACATCGGAAATTGCAACCCAATCGATCACTCACATTGCAAATCGGATTAAGATAATTAACGACATTGCCTTTCAAACGAATATTCTGGCACTTAATGCAGCGGTAGAAGCAGCCCGAGCCGGAGATTACGGTAGAGGATTTTCAGTAGTGGCCGCTGAAGTGCGCAAGCTGGCTGAGCGCAGCAAACTTGCTGCAGACGAAATTGACCAGGCTTCGAAAACTGGCGTGGAGGTTTCGGTAAAAGCCCGCAAGCAACTCGAAGATATTGTACCGGAGATTTTAAAAACCGTAGACCTGGTAAAAGAAATTTCGGCCTCTGCGCAGGAGCAGATATCAGGCGCTGAACAAATTAATTCAGCCATTCAACAACTTCATGGAATAACACAACAAAATGCCAGTTCGTCTGAAGAAATGTCTCAACGGGCCGACGAATTGCTCATTCAGGCAAGGCAGCTTAAACGAATCGTATCTTTCTTTAAAACAAAAGAAGAGCCGGTAAAAAAATCTGATATGAAAGCGAAAGGTAATTTAGCCTCGGTAAAAAATGCCGGGCAGCCTATTGAAGCCTCTAAGATTATTTCTGATAATAAAATAGAACTAGTGCCTGCTGCCAAAAATGCAGCTGTGGAGAAAGAACTCGAAATGTTTTAGGTAACAATTATTTCGAAAACAATTGTTTTTAAATAATCCGGTAGATTTCCATAATTTCTGCCAGAATTTTATCGAAATTGATTTTAAGGTCAATGAGTTTGCCGCTGTGCACATCAAACACCCATCCGTGCACCTTTAGCTGTCGATCTTTATAAGCCTTTTGCACATCCGAAGTCTTAATTACATTGATGCATTGCTCCTGCACATTGAGCTCTATAAGCCTTTTATAACGTGTATCTTCGTCTTCAATCTGATCTAATTCTGACCGGTGAATCCGATACACGTCGCGCACATTCCGCAGCCAGGGATTAATAATGCCCATATCGGCCGAATGCATGGCAGCTTTTACCCCTGTACAATAATAATGACCACACACCACAATGTTTTTAACTTTCAGGTATCTCACGGCATAACTTATCACCGACATGGCACTTAAATCGGTATTCGGAACCATGTTGGCAATATTCCGGTAAACAAAAACTTCACCAGGCTGAACACCCATTAGCTCCTCTGCAGTCACGCGGCTGTCTGAACACCCGATGTACAAAAACTCCGGATTCTGGCCCTTCGATAAGCGTTTAAAGTAGTTTTTATCAATTTCAAGCTTTTTTGCTACCCACTCTTTATTGTTTTCAAATATTTTTTCGATGTTCATAGAATAGAGATTTTATAATTGCGATTGAAGAAGAATCCATAAGGCCAAAAATAAGACACAAAACTGAAGAAACAATAAACTGATTTCGATTACATTTATACTTTAGCCATTCGTTCAGAGAATGCAAAAAGAAAATTGTTTTCGAACTAAATGTTACAAAACATTCAAACTACTTATAGCCACT
It contains:
- a CDS encoding carbonic anhydrase — encoded protein: MNIEKIFENNKEWVAKKLEIDKNYFKRLSKGQNPEFLYIGCSDSRVTAEELMGVQPGEVFVYRNIANMVPNTDLSAMSVISYAVRYLKVKNIVVCGHYYCTGVKAAMHSADMGIINPWLRNVRDVYRIHRSELDQIEDEDTRYKRLIELNVQEQCINVIKTSDVQKAYKDRQLKVHGWVFDVHSGKLIDLKINFDKILAEIMEIYRII
- a CDS encoding HAMP domain-containing protein is translated as MHLLTNLPLKSKFGLMFLVVFLTFTASGIISYRSIKQVQQEWDTYLDEIAIRQTRIMEIQTGFGYGGIIHNFKNYMIYGGDKNIEYYNTFSDTTKMAIDNYLQIKSLKNEERLALETINETLLHYDATFLKLVEGHANHVSVDTLNSLVQIDDGPALNALHELKTVYTELTLQRNESIKNKIVASLSILLASLAIAISIVILINLIIGNRIVKSVAFLTSNLKAIANGDIGKKNITIYTRDELGEALQAMSEMKHKLREILSMVHETSDNFVNESKHLSQTAQEIAEGAKKQADATEMVSMSVEEMNANMVMNAENAQNTEKISFEASKRIEEGNQTSEIATQSITHIANRIKIINDIAFQTNILALNAAVEAARAGDYGRGFSVVAAEVRKLAERSKLAADEIDQASKTGVEVSVKARKQLEDIVPEILKTVDLVKEISASAQEQISGAEQINSAIQQLHGITQQNASSSEEMSQRADELLIQARQLKRIVSFFKTKEEPVKKSDMKAKGNLASVKNAGQPIEASKIISDNKIELVPAAKNAAVEKELEMF
- a CDS encoding YggS family pyridoxal phosphate-dependent enzyme, whose protein sequence is MGIVGENLVKIKNELSREVVLVAVSKTKPNADIMDAYQTGHRVFGENKVQELVKKYEELPKDIEWHFIGHLQTNKVKYLAPFISMIHAVDSLKLLSTIHSEALKNNRVIPCLLQCKIAVEDTKYGMAPEDIHNLLRSESFAEIKAARIVGMMGMATFTDNLDQVKKEFSGLSALFRALKSAYFFDDKDFTVLSMGMSHDYQVALREGSNMIRIGSSIFGERNYNNSTE
- the mdh gene encoding malate dehydrogenase, translated to MKITVVGAGNVGATCADVLCQKDAASELVLLDIKEGLAEGKALDLWQSAPINRFNTRPIGVTNDYEATKNSDVVVITSGLPRKPGMSRDDLIEINAGIVKSVTESIIKYSPNTTIIVVSNPLDVMTYQAYLTAKIPKNKVIGMAGVLDTGRYRAFLAQELHVSPKDIQAVLMGGHGDTMVPLPRYTTVSGIPVTELITKEKLDAIIERTKFGGGELVKLMGTSAWYAPGSAAAHMAEAVANDQKRLMPCCVKLEGEYGLKDVFVGVPIVLGAGGVEQIIELDLTDEELKLLQQSASSVKEMMDVVDKMK